The following is a genomic window from Bacillota bacterium.
TCGGTTGAGGTCCCACTTGACACAGTTGGTCTGCCTGCGGTCGATGACCCGATCGAAGTCGTAGCGCATGTCCACGTGACCTCCGTCCGCCAATTCTGGTCGCTCGTGGCCCTCAGACCGAGACCTTGAGGTCACCGGCGGTCCGGTCGACGTTGGCGTAGACCCGATCGTCGACGGTGATTCCCCGTTCCTCGAGAGCGATCAGATAGGCCCCCACGGCGGGCTGGTAGGCCGGCAGATGCGGCCTGGCCCGCGGGCAGACTCGATGGACGGCCATGGTCAGGCCATCGATCAGCAGCGGGTTCTCCCCCCGGTAGACGCTGCCGGCCAGAACCACCTCGACCGGCTCGTTCTCCATGCCCAATTGTCGGATTACCCCGGAGACC
Proteins encoded in this region:
- a CDS encoding ATPase, which codes for VSGVIRQLGMENEPVEVVLAGSVYRGENPLLIDGLTMAVHRVCPRARPHLPAYQPAVGAYLIALEERGITVDDRVYANVDRTAGDLKVSV